From one Tetragenococcus osmophilus genomic stretch:
- a CDS encoding IS3 family transposase (programmed frameshift), translating to MKGCPFMTKRYNQETRELILQLNEQGQSVPSLAHEYGISEATIYNWKKEYTPDEETGKSQADFHQMEKEMHRLKQENDILKKGYHHIHERVRDDSLIYEIIDKERQEYPVRTLTSVLEVSKSTYYASKYRCPSQRSQENEQLKEEILQIYEKSKRRYGAPKITYKLKQLGWSVGLKRVQRLMRELGVHSVIRKKYRPATNHEKVTARENLLKQDFSTTSINQKWGADITYIHTQKEGWTYLASVMDLYSRKIIGYSYGKQMTTSIVVDAFHQAVQNQQLKEGPNLVLQTDLGTQYTSYEFENLLLQYHVSHSYNRKGTPYDNSGIESFHATLKKEEVYLRQYKTFDEARLALFQYINGWYNRERIHGKLNYLTPQQAEDQVKMSA from the exons ATGAAAGGGTGTCCGTTTATGACAAAACGATACAACCAAGAAACAAGAGAATTGATTCTTCAATTGAACGAACAAGGACAAAGTGTACCTTCCTTAGCACATGAATATGGGATTTCAGAAGCAACGATATATAACTGGAAAAAAGAATACACGCCGGATGAAGAAACAGGCAAAAGTCAGGCAGATTTCCATCAAATGGAAAAGGAAATGCATCGTCTGAAGCAGGAAAATGATATCCTAAAAAAAG GCTATCACCATATTCACGAAAGAGTAAGGGATGACTCGTTAATTTATGAAATTATTGATAAAGAGCGTCAAGAATATCCCGTACGAACATTAACGAGTGTACTCGAGGTATCGAAATCAACTTACTATGCTTCCAAGTACCGTTGTCCGAGTCAAAGAAGCCAAGAAAACGAACAATTAAAAGAAGAAATTCTACAGATTTACGAGAAAAGCAAGCGCCGTTATGGCGCCCCTAAAATCACCTACAAATTAAAACAGTTGGGTTGGAGCGTTGGTCTCAAGCGCGTCCAAAGGTTGATGCGAGAACTTGGAGTTCATTCCGTTATTCGAAAAAAGTACCGTCCAGCGACAAATCATGAAAAAGTAACTGCTCGTGAAAATCTCTTAAAACAAGATTTCTCTACAACTTCAATCAACCAAAAATGGGGCGCAGATATCACCTATATCCATACCCAAAAAGAGGGTTGGACTTACTTGGCTTCTGTCATGGATTTGTATTCTCGTAAAATTATCGGCTATTCTTATGGCAAACAAATGACGACTTCGATTGTCGTGGATGCTTTTCACCAAGCCGTGCAAAATCAACAATTAAAAGAGGGGCCTAATTTGGTCCTTCAAACGGATTTAGGCACGCAATATACAAGCTATGAATTTGAAAATCTTCTCCTCCAGTACCATGTCAGTCATTCTTACAATCGCAAAGGCACCCCTTATGATAATTCAGGGATCGAATCTTTTCATGCGACTTTGAAAAAGGAAGAAGTTTATTTGAGACAGTACAAGACTTTTGATGAAGCGCGTCTTGCTTTATTCCAATACATCAATGGTTGGTATAACCGCGAACGCATTCATGGGAAACTCAATTACTTAACGCCCCAACAAGCGGAAGATCAAGTCAAAATGTCGGCGTAG
- a CDS encoding serine hydrolase — MKKLIKILLILLGVVLLVTLGFWVFNSMTSEQEEVKEMPSSSSQEITERPQKEEKNLEDELKEKGDQLAEEYPNSLEYRVYDLDTEKTYSYTNDEEDKIYETASIVKVAVAMLLFHEKEAAQEELTDEEAQRMSDMILSSDNEATTALLNESLGGFESLQMIFDDLDMNDTTVNLGNWGNSTTTAKDQMKLLKELYLPSEYITEEAQDYIIDLMTQIDDDQSWGVYAGSDDVSFKNGWLTDGVSGVWIVTSIGKVTQGDKSYLAVALSDENETEEAGRQVIEELVQVTSEYLL; from the coding sequence ATGAAGAAACTGATAAAAATTTTACTTATTCTCTTAGGTGTTGTTCTTCTTGTCACTCTAGGCTTTTGGGTCTTCAATTCTATGACTTCTGAACAAGAGGAAGTAAAAGAAATGCCGAGTTCCTCAAGTCAAGAAATAACGGAAAGACCACAAAAAGAAGAGAAAAATCTCGAAGATGAGTTAAAGGAAAAAGGGGATCAACTAGCAGAAGAATACCCAAACTCCTTAGAATATAGAGTCTACGATTTAGATACAGAAAAAACTTATTCCTACACTAATGATGAAGAAGATAAAATCTATGAAACAGCAAGTATTGTGAAAGTCGCTGTCGCCATGTTGCTATTCCATGAAAAAGAAGCAGCGCAAGAAGAATTGACAGACGAGGAAGCCCAACGCATGTCTGACATGATTCTAAGTAGCGATAATGAAGCAACAACAGCTCTCTTAAATGAGTCATTAGGCGGTTTTGAGTCTTTACAAATGATTTTTGATGACTTAGATATGAATGATACTACAGTGAATTTAGGAAATTGGGGAAACAGTACAACGACAGCCAAGGACCAAATGAAACTATTGAAAGAATTATATTTACCTTCGGAATATATCACAGAAGAGGCGCAAGATTATATCATTGATTTAATGACACAAATCGATGATGATCAAAGCTGGGGTGTATATGCCGGTTCAGATGACGTTTCCTTTAAAAATGGTTGGCTAACCGATGGCGTTAGTGGCGTATGGATTGTCACAAGTATTGGAAAAGTGACTCAAGGAGATAAGAGTTATCTTGCGGTTGCACTTTCTGATGAAAATGAAACAGAAGAAGCAGGTAGACAAGTGATTGAGGAACTAGTACAAGTTACTAGTGAATATTTATTGTAA
- a CDS encoding helix-turn-helix domain-containing protein, with protein sequence MTQSELAQGICKQAAISNLENNNISININALQQICERLELTLNDIFIETEQKQLKEKLNLVEKFCMVSKNEKAKQVIDKIDINSIKDASLRSKAEYYYALLEYLITGQDEAAFFYFNKILSNTSSSDLYNILANNGLGIIFEGKKSFKFAESYYDKSLHSTRELKKTPLNLVQIFYNSARFYSSINDYDTAISLCEEGISINKTYQSTFQLEYLLYEKAFNSYKLDKPEYISIFKRAKDVAMFNNNEYIVDVINDDLNKIQTHTL encoded by the coding sequence ATGACACAATCCGAATTGGCCCAAGGTATTTGTAAACAAGCGGCTATTAGTAATCTCGAAAACAATAATATATCGATTAATATTAATGCTCTCCAACAAATCTGCGAACGTTTAGAGTTAACTTTAAATGATATATTTATAGAAACAGAGCAAAAACAGTTAAAAGAAAAATTAAACTTAGTAGAAAAGTTTTGCATGGTTTCAAAAAATGAAAAAGCCAAACAAGTCATAGATAAAATAGATATTAATTCTATAAAAGATGCAAGCTTAAGGTCAAAAGCAGAATATTACTATGCACTGCTAGAATATCTTATAACTGGTCAAGACGAAGCAGCATTCTTTTATTTCAATAAAATTTTATCTAACACTAGCTCTAGTGATTTATACAATATACTAGCTAATAACGGTTTAGGAATTATCTTTGAAGGAAAAAAATCTTTTAAATTTGCAGAAAGCTATTATGATAAGTCTCTTCATTCCACAAGAGAATTAAAAAAAACACCCTTAAACTTAGTGCAAATTTTTTATAATTCCGCTAGATTTTATAGTTCTATTAATGATTACGATACTGCTATTTCATTATGTGAAGAGGGTATATCAATCAATAAAACATACCAATCAACTTTCCAGTTAGAATACCTTTTATACGAAAAAGCTTTTAATTCCTACAAATTAGATAAACCTGAATATATAAGTATATTCAAAAGAGCAAAAGACGTGGCAATGTTTAACAATAATGAATATATTGTTGATGTTATAAACGACGACTTAAATAAAATCCAAACACACACACTTTAG